From a single Paenibacillus sp. FSL R5-0345 genomic region:
- a CDS encoding chitinase N-terminal domain-containing protein — protein sequence MKKKHSSWKKKLLNSMLVASVAVPLQLFAFGADSAIYAEGPSDPAPFIEAKVVNEHSGQKILFDNTHAQTAGAADWVINGAFSDFGNALAQEGYYVKELRKTTPITLGDLSSYDVFVVAESNIPYKSSEQAAMAEYVENGGSIFFIGDHYNADRNKNRWDGSEAFNGYRRGAWDNPAKGMSTDEAGSAAMQGVVSSDWLADEFGVRFRFNALGDINANNIVAPEQAFGITAGVSSVAMHAGSTLAILDPTRAKGIVYLPKTNNAWGNAVDQGVYNGGGVAEGPYVAVAKKGAGKAAFIGDSSPVEDATPKYLREDTGAKKTTYDGFKEADDAELLVNTVNWLAEQESYTDFTQVSGLTLDQPTQLHPFEEPALSTEPQPEPWAAPNAGYKWYDRSTFKAGSYGGAAATASALYNFTHQTVLPNAQDFQIRVSADNLPANTSVSGFQLGIYQVSSGAQIAKIQNSDGTWPSSYGYSANFSLTSDLNGHAYKDLTVQIKPGTTAASNLRLRQNGTNLKTDSVTLGNVPAEPLPDEEDPIPATVSIGEARTKIVGSLVTVEGIVTTEPGIFGGQTFYLQDETGGLYVYQSQSGYHAGDTVKVTASTALYNSELELTEVVQIEKTGTVELPKPVAVPAVNDTNQGQLLKLNDVKVTNIITATPSGSFEFDAVANDGTSNHIRIDVRTGITKDSFPYSEGQKLNITGVAAIFKGVYQLKPRSLVDFSVVEAEAAPVTTATLSVNPNAAGWLNQPAEVTLKADSDTAKVYYSLNGAAQAIYSTPLAVSKDGQYTLTYHAVSDKGKAEETKSLTLNIDTVSPTVELTESGHAVGDVDEEAQLKFVLTAEDNLSGVTSKQLLLDGQPIADGQSLNAAELGAGPHTVSYVVIDAVGNTTEKSYKFQITGGAALATDKPGQPVLYSNSGYGNGLSEGNFTVTMNLWWGNNATSYKLYENGTLIDSKSLKDVSPSAQTTSTVLHGKPNGNYVYTAELTNKYGTTKSQPLTVTIRDAAPGKPVLAHDNWDGDGSYKVSMNLWWGTNATEYRLYENGQLIDTQALNANTPAAQSATTDVTGRAFGMYEYRAELVNAAGETLSDTIKVTVSR from the coding sequence ATGAAGAAGAAGCATTCAAGTTGGAAAAAGAAGCTGCTAAATAGCATGCTGGTTGCATCTGTTGCCGTACCTCTGCAATTGTTCGCATTCGGAGCCGACTCGGCGATATACGCTGAGGGGCCAAGTGACCCCGCACCATTTATTGAAGCCAAAGTGGTCAACGAGCATTCAGGCCAGAAAATTCTGTTCGACAATACTCACGCGCAGACAGCCGGGGCGGCCGACTGGGTTATCAACGGTGCCTTTTCCGACTTTGGCAATGCACTTGCGCAAGAAGGCTATTATGTCAAGGAACTTCGTAAGACCACTCCCATTACGCTAGGCGATCTTTCCAGCTATGATGTCTTCGTCGTAGCCGAATCTAACATTCCATATAAATCCAGCGAACAGGCAGCCATGGCGGAATACGTGGAAAACGGCGGAAGCATCTTCTTCATCGGCGATCATTACAATGCGGATCGCAATAAGAACCGTTGGGACGGCAGCGAGGCATTCAACGGGTACCGCCGTGGAGCTTGGGATAACCCGGCTAAAGGCATGAGCACCGATGAGGCTGGCTCTGCAGCCATGCAAGGCGTGGTCAGCTCCGATTGGCTCGCGGATGAGTTCGGCGTCCGGTTCCGCTTCAATGCGCTCGGTGACATTAACGCAAACAACATAGTGGCTCCCGAGCAAGCCTTCGGTATTACTGCAGGAGTATCAAGTGTAGCCATGCATGCCGGCTCTACGCTGGCAATCCTCGACCCAACCCGGGCGAAGGGCATCGTCTATCTGCCTAAAACCAACAATGCTTGGGGCAACGCAGTGGACCAAGGCGTCTACAATGGCGGCGGCGTAGCGGAAGGTCCATACGTAGCCGTGGCGAAAAAAGGAGCCGGCAAAGCCGCCTTTATCGGCGACTCCTCCCCGGTCGAGGATGCCACGCCAAAATATTTGCGCGAGGATACCGGTGCCAAGAAAACGACTTACGACGGCTTTAAGGAGGCTGACGATGCTGAGCTCTTGGTGAACACCGTTAACTGGCTCGCCGAACAGGAGAGCTATACAGATTTCACCCAGGTAAGTGGTTTAACGCTGGATCAGCCTACACAGTTGCATCCGTTCGAAGAGCCGGCACTCTCCACCGAACCGCAGCCAGAGCCATGGGCCGCTCCGAACGCCGGTTATAAATGGTATGACCGCTCAACCTTCAAGGCAGGTTCTTACGGCGGAGCAGCGGCTACAGCAAGTGCGTTGTACAATTTCACACACCAGACTGTGCTGCCTAACGCGCAGGATTTCCAGATTCGTGTCAGCGCAGATAATCTGCCTGCCAATACCAGCGTATCAGGCTTCCAGTTAGGCATCTACCAGGTGAGCAGCGGAGCCCAGATCGCCAAGATCCAGAACAGCGACGGCACTTGGCCGAGCAGCTATGGTTACAGCGCCAACTTTAGCCTGACATCAGACCTGAATGGTCATGCCTACAAAGATCTGACCGTGCAGATCAAACCGGGTACCACGGCTGCATCTAACCTGCGCTTGCGCCAGAACGGAACGAACCTGAAGACCGATTCGGTAACGCTCGGTAACGTCCCAGCAGAACCGCTTCCGGACGAAGAAGATCCGATTCCGGCGACTGTCTCCATCGGCGAAGCCCGAACCAAGATAGTCGGGTCGTTGGTGACAGTTGAGGGAATCGTAACGACTGAGCCGGGTATTTTCGGCGGTCAGACCTTTTATCTGCAGGATGAGACCGGAGGTCTTTATGTCTATCAGAGCCAAAGTGGCTACCATGCCGGTGATACGGTCAAGGTAACAGCGTCCACGGCGCTGTACAATTCGGAGCTAGAGTTGACCGAAGTTGTACAGATCGAGAAGACCGGCACAGTCGAGCTGCCTAAGCCCGTTGCCGTACCAGCGGTGAACGATACCAATCAAGGTCAGCTGCTAAAGCTTAACGACGTGAAAGTGACGAATATTATCACCGCAACTCCAAGCGGTTCCTTTGAATTTGACGCCGTCGCCAATGACGGGACAAGCAATCATATCCGAATAGATGTCCGGACGGGTATCACGAAGGACAGCTTCCCTTATTCGGAAGGACAGAAGCTTAATATTACGGGCGTAGCCGCGATCTTCAAAGGCGTATACCAGCTCAAACCTAGAAGTCTCGTGGACTTCAGCGTGGTGGAAGCAGAGGCCGCTCCGGTAACGACAGCGACGTTGTCGGTGAATCCGAACGCTGCCGGCTGGTTGAACCAGCCCGCCGAAGTGACCCTGAAGGCCGACTCCGATACAGCAAAGGTTTATTACTCGTTGAATGGCGCCGCTCAAGCCATATACAGCACTCCGTTGGCCGTAAGCAAAGACGGACAGTATACGCTGACTTACCATGCGGTTTCGGACAAGGGGAAGGCGGAAGAAACCAAGTCACTGACCCTTAATATCGACACGGTTTCACCGACAGTGGAGCTGACGGAGTCTGGTCATGCGGTCGGCGATGTGGATGAGGAAGCCCAGCTTAAGTTTGTATTGACTGCCGAAGATAATCTGTCTGGCGTAACCTCCAAACAGCTCCTACTGGATGGACAGCCCATAGCCGACGGACAGTCGCTGAACGCTGCGGAGCTGGGTGCCGGGCCTCATACTGTAAGCTATGTCGTGATCGATGCCGTAGGCAACACTACCGAAAAGAGCTACAAGTTCCAAATTACTGGCGGAGCTGCACTCGCAACTGACAAGCCTGGTCAGCCGGTGTTGTACTCGAACAGCGGCTACGGTAATGGACTCAGTGAAGGCAACTTTACCGTCACCATGAACCTCTGGTGGGGTAATAACGCTACCAGCTACAAGCTTTATGAGAATGGCACGCTGATCGATTCCAAGTCGCTGAAGGATGTATCACCGTCCGCCCAGACGACTAGCACAGTGCTTCACGGCAAGCCGAACGGCAACTATGTTTACACAGCAGAATTAACCAATAAATACGGCACAACTAAGAGCCAGCCGCTCACGGTGACGATACGCGATGCCGCTCCGGGCAAGCCGGTTCTGGCCCATGACAACTGGGACGGAGACGGTTCTTATAAAGTATCGATGAATCTGTGGTGGGGCACTAACGCCACCGAGTACCGCCTTTACGAGAACGGGCAGCTAATCGACACGCAAGCGCTAAACGCCAACACGCCAGCGGCGCAGAGCGCTACAACTGATGTCACTGGCCGCGCTTTCGGCATGTATGAATACCGGGCAGAGCTGGTCAATGCAGCGGGAGAGACCTTAAGCGATACCATCAAGGTAACCGTCAGCCGTTAA
- a CDS encoding AraC family transcriptional regulator, producing MHKSNQIFLWDQATVKLMDVRHIEMVQGEILQKYKIPANIFLLSVHGSAQVQLDRSEFSFTGYQFLHSGKGATLNIVPTSEKFVYYIIYYRAWIHEEDLFQSQYCFTPDAPILLYNKIQMMYQKWNEQEERLNVKSLFYQFIHQQLTELHRKETEVKQTSVAVQVITYIQEYYAEPITLDSLAEVFNFSAYHLSSLFKEYTGMSPIDYLIWFRLDLAAKLLLTTDASVGEISASVGYKDVYYFSRIFKKRKGASPAHFRTRELQRHKVAENPSNFPTSSIFEHIVQQYINNDNHYHNTDKGELHMFKMTKSQTTAALLLCGSLLLSACSSGTGTAAKEQSAGNGNVNQTKSEEILKTRIVSTPKGDVEVPAEPKRVASDQYMGHLLKLGIVPIGVRTFMLDEGWMEKADIPKETIEKIEDLGNFPLNLEKLTMLDPDLIIGSIDENIEQYEKIGTTVFLPYWEGLTTAGPLDKFRSVSKIFGKEKEAEEWITEYEQKVAEAKSKLSGVIKEGETVSVVSFSEKAVYVLAAKGGNYGSSTIYNMLQLPPTENAKNMAEGFESISLEVLPEYLGDYVFVYNGDADATKKAMESNIWKGIPAVKNGKVYLYGDNYHDEFVMEDPFSLELQLDTIVNLLLGTT from the coding sequence ATGCACAAAAGCAATCAAATATTTCTTTGGGATCAAGCGACGGTCAAGTTAATGGACGTACGCCATATTGAAATGGTGCAAGGCGAAATACTTCAAAAATATAAGATTCCAGCCAACATATTTTTACTATCGGTACATGGAAGTGCTCAAGTTCAGTTAGATCGGTCTGAATTTTCTTTTACAGGATATCAATTTTTGCATAGCGGAAAAGGGGCGACCCTCAATATTGTTCCAACAAGCGAAAAATTTGTTTACTATATCATTTATTACCGTGCATGGATTCATGAAGAGGATCTCTTCCAATCACAATATTGTTTTACCCCTGATGCACCCATTTTACTTTATAACAAAATTCAAATGATGTATCAAAAATGGAACGAGCAAGAAGAGAGACTCAACGTAAAATCACTTTTTTATCAATTCATTCATCAGCAATTAACAGAGTTACATAGAAAAGAGACTGAGGTGAAACAAACAAGTGTAGCAGTCCAAGTAATCACCTATATCCAGGAGTACTACGCGGAGCCTATCACATTAGATTCTCTTGCGGAAGTATTTAATTTTAGTGCTTATCATTTGTCATCATTGTTTAAAGAGTACACAGGTATGAGTCCGATTGATTACTTAATTTGGTTTAGGCTTGATCTTGCAGCAAAGCTTTTATTGACAACAGATGCTTCTGTGGGGGAAATTTCAGCAAGCGTTGGTTATAAAGACGTTTATTATTTCAGCCGAATTTTCAAGAAAAGAAAAGGAGCTTCACCTGCACATTTTAGAACAAGAGAGTTACAGCGACATAAAGTTGCTGAAAATCCATCAAACTTCCCCACATCCTCTATTTTTGAACACATCGTTCAACAGTATATTAATAATGATAATCATTATCATAATACGGATAAAGGGGAATTACATATGTTTAAAATGACAAAATCTCAGACGACGGCAGCTTTGCTGCTTTGCGGTTCTCTATTATTAAGTGCTTGCTCCAGCGGGACGGGCACAGCTGCGAAGGAGCAAAGTGCAGGGAATGGAAACGTAAATCAAACAAAATCAGAAGAAATTTTGAAAACCCGAATAGTATCAACACCTAAGGGAGATGTAGAAGTACCCGCAGAGCCGAAAAGAGTGGCATCTGATCAATATATGGGACATTTATTGAAATTAGGTATAGTTCCAATCGGTGTAAGAACGTTTATGCTGGATGAAGGTTGGATGGAAAAGGCAGACATTCCCAAAGAAACGATCGAGAAAATTGAAGATTTAGGCAATTTCCCTTTAAACCTGGAAAAATTAACGATGCTAGATCCGGACTTAATTATCGGCTCAATCGATGAGAATATAGAACAATATGAGAAAATTGGAACGACTGTTTTTCTGCCTTATTGGGAGGGGTTAACAACAGCAGGGCCGCTTGATAAGTTTAGGAGTGTAAGCAAGATTTTTGGAAAAGAAAAAGAAGCAGAAGAATGGATTACGGAATACGAACAGAAAGTAGCTGAAGCAAAGTCAAAACTATCCGGGGTGATCAAGGAAGGGGAGACCGTCTCGGTTGTTTCATTTTCAGAAAAAGCAGTATACGTCTTAGCGGCAAAGGGCGGAAACTATGGATCTTCGACTATCTACAATATGCTACAGCTGCCTCCAACAGAAAATGCAAAAAATATGGCGGAAGGGTTTGAATCGATTTCACTTGAAGTTCTTCCAGAATACTTAGGTGATTATGTTTTTGTATATAACGGCGATGCTGATGCAACCAAAAAAGCAATGGAAAGTAACATTTGGAAAGGCATACCTGCAGTGAAAAATGGCAAAGTTTATTTATATGGTGATAACTATCATGATGAATTCGTAATGGAGGACCCATTTTCATTAGAGCTTCAACTTGATACAATTGTGAATTTATTACTTGGCACTACTTAA
- a CDS encoding GNAT family N-acetyltransferase, whose product MLIKNVEDLVLEEFTTCFNEAFSDYVIPFQVSSEQLADKFAGAEVNYQLSFGAYDQDKQVAFVMHGIGEHNGKRTAFNTGTGVVPLYRGRRLVEQIYRHAIPNLKKHHIQKCLLEVIQTNDKAIKAYTAIGFLIHRELVCFKGRIDVTLPDDLSFTSIASVRVEDFDWTSVHSYWNLEPSWEQSVHAILRNPHLYDVVTIREENKICGYAVIKSANGAVLQFGVLREKRNRGFGRSLFHWIGKRYPTITVNNVDKRDRNSIRFLQGVGLDIYIEQYEMEKDLS is encoded by the coding sequence ATGTTGATCAAAAATGTTGAGGACCTTGTATTAGAAGAGTTTACAACTTGCTTTAACGAAGCCTTCTCCGATTATGTCATTCCATTTCAAGTTTCTTCGGAGCAATTAGCTGATAAGTTTGCAGGTGCGGAAGTGAATTATCAGTTGTCGTTCGGTGCTTATGATCAAGATAAGCAGGTTGCATTTGTTATGCATGGCATCGGTGAACATAACGGCAAAAGAACTGCATTTAATACCGGTACAGGAGTCGTTCCTTTATATAGAGGGAGACGGCTAGTCGAACAAATTTATCGTCATGCTATTCCCAATCTAAAAAAACATCATATTCAAAAATGCTTGCTTGAAGTGATCCAAACCAATGATAAAGCTATAAAAGCGTATACCGCCATAGGATTTCTAATTCATAGAGAATTGGTTTGTTTCAAGGGGCGGATTGATGTAACCCTTCCGGACGATCTTAGTTTCACTTCCATTGCTTCGGTTCGCGTGGAAGATTTCGATTGGACATCGGTACATTCTTACTGGAATTTGGAACCATCTTGGGAACAATCTGTTCATGCAATTTTACGAAACCCGCATTTATACGATGTGGTCACGATAAGGGAAGAGAATAAGATTTGTGGATACGCGGTAATAAAATCGGCCAACGGAGCAGTTCTGCAGTTCGGTGTTTTGCGAGAAAAAAGAAACCGAGGATTTGGACGTTCCTTATTTCATTGGATCGGAAAGAGATACCCAACCATTACCGTCAATAATGTAGACAAAAGAGATAGAAATTCTATACGTTTCCTTCAAGGAGTTGGTCTCGACATATATATTGAGCAATACGAAATGGAGAAAGATTTGTCATAA
- the codB gene encoding cytosine permease: MSKQDQEFSWQAVPKTQRNHFGKTFSVMLAFTFFSASMLAGGTLGVSLTFMEFIGIVLAGNLALGIYTGALAHIAAKTGLSTHLLAKYAFGEKGSYLPSFLLGFTQVGWFGVGVAMFAVPVARAMDWNVYLLIFVFGLAMTASAIFGMKSLVILGYIAVPAIAILGGYSVFEGVNTLGGLQGLLDYSPTESLTAAAALTICIGSFISGGTLTPDFARFARTSRQAVTATVISFFLGNSLMFLFGAVGAMAYNLADISEVMFLQGLLIPAIIVLGLNIWTTNDNALYASGLGFANITKISKKFFVIVNGIVGTVFAMWMYNNFVGFLNVLGAAIPSIGAIIIADYFIVKRRNYKPFADMTFKNVNWIAMVAWAIGVAFAQLAPGITPLNALIGTAVVYTVLMLIVSARKSKEKGNLNDYTKRKIAG; encoded by the coding sequence ATGAGTAAACAAGATCAAGAGTTTTCGTGGCAAGCGGTGCCGAAAACGCAGAGAAATCATTTTGGGAAGACGTTTTCCGTCATGTTGGCGTTCACTTTCTTTTCCGCAAGCATGTTGGCAGGAGGAACGTTAGGGGTCAGCTTGACATTCATGGAGTTCATTGGAATCGTGCTTGCCGGTAATCTGGCACTCGGCATCTATACGGGAGCACTGGCACATATCGCTGCCAAAACAGGTCTTTCCACGCATTTGCTTGCAAAATATGCGTTCGGTGAAAAAGGATCGTACCTTCCTTCTTTCCTACTTGGCTTCACACAGGTAGGATGGTTCGGTGTCGGTGTAGCCATGTTCGCGGTACCGGTCGCCAGAGCGATGGACTGGAATGTGTACCTTTTGATCTTCGTGTTTGGTCTCGCAATGACGGCATCAGCCATCTTCGGCATGAAGTCGCTCGTCATTCTGGGTTATATAGCAGTTCCGGCCATTGCAATTCTCGGTGGTTACTCCGTGTTCGAAGGAGTTAACACGCTGGGTGGTCTGCAAGGGTTGCTCGATTACTCACCAACAGAGTCGCTTACCGCAGCAGCAGCATTGACCATTTGTATCGGGTCATTCATTAGCGGCGGAACGCTGACGCCCGATTTTGCCCGGTTTGCAAGGACGTCCCGGCAGGCGGTTACAGCCACTGTCATTTCGTTCTTTCTTGGGAACTCTCTTATGTTCCTATTCGGCGCAGTCGGCGCAATGGCTTACAATCTAGCTGATATCTCTGAGGTCATGTTCTTGCAAGGACTGCTCATTCCTGCAATCATCGTTCTGGGGCTGAACATCTGGACGACCAACGATAATGCACTTTACGCTTCCGGGCTGGGCTTTGCCAATATCACTAAAATATCGAAAAAGTTTTTCGTTATTGTGAACGGCATCGTAGGTACAGTATTTGCCATGTGGATGTACAACAACTTCGTCGGTTTCTTGAATGTGCTGGGCGCAGCGATACCATCCATCGGAGCTATCATCATCGCAGACTATTTTATTGTGAAGCGCAGAAACTATAAACCATTTGCGGACATGACTTTCAAGAATGTAAACTGGATAGCGATGGTGGCATGGGCTATCGGTGTGGCCTTTGCCCAGCTGGCTCCAGGAATAACACCACTCAATGCACTTATCGGAACAGCGGTTGTATATACCGTGTTGATGCTGATCGTTTCTGCGAGAAAATCCAAAGAAAAGGGGAATTTAAATGATTATACAAAACGCAAAATTGCGGGGTAA
- a CDS encoding alpha/beta fold hydrolase — MNVANMVEIKTTGTKSHKKRNLWLKIFGGIVGALVLFMGIVFIVNIISNGVEKKKIESYGQYVNVDGKKMNVLIQGSGDQTVVLLPGQGTPTPALDFKLLIDEISPNYKVVVVEPFGYGLSDETKKERTTENIVSEVHEALQQLGINRYTLMGHSITGLYGASYVNTYRDEVVAFVGIDSSVPNQPGMDVKLPIKSMQFLKKSGLMRLVQKVSGDPYESLAFDEHTKEQMRLISNQVAGNPTLMNELSHLGSNFKNGEKLTIPNDLPLLLFVQSNNEHNKQWIPLHEEQVKQSAQGKMIPMEGSHYLHHTKFKEIAEAFKEYMKQIQ; from the coding sequence ATGAACGTGGCAAATATGGTGGAAATAAAAACAACGGGGACTAAGAGCCACAAGAAACGAAACCTATGGTTAAAAATCTTCGGAGGTATTGTAGGGGCGCTCGTGCTGTTCATGGGCATCGTTTTTATCGTTAATATTATCAGCAACGGGGTCGAGAAAAAGAAAATCGAATCGTATGGCCAGTATGTCAATGTGGACGGGAAAAAGATGAATGTGCTCATTCAAGGCAGCGGAGATCAAACCGTTGTGCTCCTTCCGGGACAAGGAACCCCGACGCCTGCGCTTGATTTCAAATTATTGATCGATGAAATTTCCCCCAATTATAAAGTCGTGGTGGTCGAGCCTTTCGGTTATGGTTTGAGCGATGAAACCAAGAAAGAAAGAACGACAGAAAATATTGTAAGTGAGGTTCACGAAGCTCTGCAGCAACTGGGTATTAACAGATACACTCTAATGGGACATTCTATAACTGGACTTTACGGAGCATCCTATGTGAACACCTATCGGGATGAAGTTGTTGCTTTTGTCGGCATCGATAGCAGCGTTCCTAATCAACCTGGTATGGATGTCAAATTGCCTATAAAATCGATGCAGTTTCTCAAAAAATCAGGTCTTATGAGATTGGTCCAAAAAGTGAGCGGAGATCCGTATGAATCGCTTGCATTCGATGAGCATACCAAAGAACAGATGCGTTTGATTTCGAATCAAGTTGCGGGCAATCCAACGTTGATGAATGAATTGAGCCACCTCGGTTCCAATTTTAAAAATGGAGAAAAACTCACAATTCCAAATGACTTGCCGTTGCTTCTCTTTGTTCAATCGAATAATGAGCACAATAAACAGTGGATTCCGCTTCATGAGGAACAAGTCAAACAATCCGCACAGGGAAAAATGATCCCGATGGAAGGTTCACATTACCTGCATCATACAAAATTCAAAGAAATCGCCGAAGCATTCAAAGAATACATGAAGCAGATCCAATAG
- a CDS encoding cytosine deaminase, protein MIIQNAKLRGKEGLWNIVVKDGKFELITQSLESTANEEVIDVNGSLVLPPFIEPHIHLDTTLTAGEPEWNLSGTLFEGIQRWSERKAFLTHEDVKTRSKTALKWQIAQGIQHVRTHVDVTDPSLTAVKAMLEVKEEMAPFIDIQLVAFPQEGIHSYPNGVELLEESLKMGVDVVGGIPHFEFTREYGVDSMKVVFDLAEKYDRLIDIHCDEIDDEQSRFLEVVAKEAYERGLGSRTTASHTTAMGSYNDAYTYKLFRLLKMADLNFVSNPLVNIHLQGRFDTYPKRRGLTRVKELLEAGLNVCFGHDDIFDPWYPLGTGNMLQVLHMGIHASQLLGYDQIVNSIDLITKNSARTLNIEDKYGIEEGKPANFIVLEAENEYETIRKQAGVLYSFRAGRKIAETKPRDTSIILENGSEKINFNK, encoded by the coding sequence ATGATTATACAAAACGCAAAATTGCGGGGTAAAGAAGGTTTATGGAATATTGTAGTGAAAGATGGGAAGTTTGAGCTTATCACACAGTCACTGGAATCAACTGCGAATGAGGAAGTAATTGACGTTAACGGCTCACTTGTGCTGCCGCCGTTCATTGAACCTCATATTCACTTGGATACAACGTTAACAGCTGGTGAGCCGGAATGGAATTTGAGCGGAACACTATTTGAAGGCATTCAGCGTTGGTCAGAACGTAAAGCCTTCCTGACGCACGAAGACGTTAAAACACGCTCTAAAACTGCACTGAAGTGGCAGATCGCGCAGGGTATCCAGCATGTAAGAACACATGTAGACGTCACCGATCCAAGCTTGACCGCCGTTAAAGCGATGCTTGAAGTGAAAGAAGAAATGGCACCATTCATTGACATCCAGCTTGTCGCTTTTCCACAGGAAGGTATTCACTCCTACCCGAATGGCGTAGAATTACTAGAAGAGTCGCTGAAAATGGGCGTTGATGTGGTGGGTGGTATCCCACACTTCGAATTTACAAGAGAATATGGCGTCGATTCGATGAAGGTTGTGTTTGACCTCGCTGAAAAGTACGACCGCCTGATCGACATCCATTGCGACGAAATCGATGACGAGCAATCCCGTTTCTTAGAAGTTGTAGCCAAAGAAGCCTACGAACGCGGGCTTGGCTCCCGCACGACAGCAAGCCACACAACGGCGATGGGTTCATACAATGATGCCTATACGTACAAATTGTTCAGATTACTGAAGATGGCTGACCTAAATTTCGTCTCCAATCCTCTGGTTAACATCCATCTGCAGGGACGCTTTGACACTTATCCGAAAAGAAGAGGATTAACTCGCGTCAAAGAACTGCTGGAAGCCGGACTTAATGTATGCTTCGGTCACGATGATATCTTTGATCCATGGTATCCGCTAGGTACAGGCAACATGCTTCAGGTGCTCCACATGGGCATTCATGCTTCTCAGTTGCTCGGATACGACCAAATTGTAAATTCAATCGATCTTATTACGAAAAATAGCGCAAGAACGTTGAATATCGAGGATAAGTATGGCATTGAAGAAGGTAAACCTGCCAACTTCATCGTTCTTGAAGCAGAGAACGAGTATGAGACCATTCGTAAACAGGCCGGAGTTCTTTATTCATTCAGAGCTGGGCGTAAAATCGCGGAAACAAAGCCGCGGGACACTTCGATCATTCTTGAGAACGGTTCGGAGAAGATTAATTTCAATAAATAA
- a CDS encoding TetR/AcrR family transcriptional regulator C-terminal domain-containing protein, which translates to MDLVDSLIFEINQKLLPYTNELTGKAKEPQKFIKVLFEVIFQQRSIYKALQSAKFDHVILDCLNEMMLSTAQDKSEENVYRIYFKAGALYNVLLKWIQSDFAKSIDEMTKICLYVYQTPMSQE; encoded by the coding sequence GTGGATTTGGTCGATTCGCTTATTTTTGAAATTAATCAAAAACTCTTGCCTTACACCAATGAATTAACAGGCAAAGCCAAAGAACCTCAAAAATTTATTAAAGTGCTTTTTGAAGTTATTTTTCAACAGCGTAGCATCTACAAAGCTCTTCAAAGCGCGAAGTTTGATCATGTGATTCTGGATTGCTTGAATGAAATGATGCTCTCTACTGCTCAGGACAAAAGCGAAGAGAATGTATATCGTATATATTTTAAAGCGGGAGCACTCTATAATGTTCTCCTCAAATGGATACAATCCGACTTTGCAAAATCCATTGATGAGATGACCAAGATTTGTCTCTATGTATACCAAACTCCAATGTCCCAGGAATAA